GGCATGGCTTCAAATGCCCACAGTCCTCCGCCAAAGTGTGCAAAGACAACCTTGGCCTCCGGGTGGTTCATGCAGAATTTGGCGGCTTTGTCAGCGCCGTAGCAGCCTTTGCCGGGATATTGGTGTCCGGCCTGCTCGGCAATATGAAAAAGGATAAAAAGGCCGTGTTCGTGGCATGCAGATACCAGCCGCCATGTCTGGCTCATATCCGATATGTCAAGGTTCTGTCCGTCAGGAAAGAGCTCACCGACTCCTGCGGCTCCTGCCTCGGCACAACGCGCGATCTCTTCGTCCGCTCCCGGACGCGAGGGAGATACAACGGCAAGCGGACGGATACGCCCGGGATAACGGCGGGCTGCATCCAGCACATAGTCGTTGGCCACCCGGCAGAGCCCCTGGTCATGAAAGGCAAAGCTTGTCACAAACCCTGACTCGATCCCGTTTGCATCAAGCGTCAAGACAAATTCCTCTGCGGTGCCCCATTTGTTTACCTTTGAACGTGTCAGAATATCGAACCAAGGCTCGTGTTCTGCGATTTTATCCCTGTCGCGCTCAAATTCCGGGGGATAAATATGTGCGTGTCCATCGATGATTTTCATAGGAATAACTCCTTTTGCCGCTTGTATATAACGATTTCAGGCTCTTTAAATGATACATTATTTGAGCGAAAGAGACAAAAGTATTTCCGCAAACGAAGCCTCCTTTACAAAAAGGAGGCTTCGCGGCTTATCATGATCTTCTGCACTTTTGCCTCAACGTGGGGATTTTCCAGAGCCGAAGTCAGCAAATGTGTCAGTCAGGTCTTTAACTACTTAAGTACTACTTTGGCGCCGGCTTCTTCAAGCTTCTTTTTGATCTCTTCAGATTCGTCCTTAGTTGCGCCTTCCTTTACCGGTTTTGGCGCGCTGTCCACGAGTTCCTTCGCTTCTTTGAGGCCGAGCCCCGTGACCTCACGGACTACCTTGATGACGTTGATTTTATTTGCGCCGTACTCTTCGAGGATAACGTCAAACTCGGTCTTCTCTTCTTCGGCTGCTGCTGCAGGTGCGGCTGCGCCTGCCATAGGCATCATCATTGCCGGTGCCGATGCTGATACGCCAAACTTTTCCTCGAGTTCCTTAACGAGCTCTGAGAGCTCAAGAACGGACATTTCTTCAATTGCCTTGATAAGATCTTCACGTGTCATATTATGTCATCCTCCTGGGGATATTTTAAATTTTTGTACTGCTATGCGGCTGATGCCGCAGGGTTGAACTATGCTGCTTCTTTTTTGTCCCTGATCTGTGAGAGACAGGTAACAAGGCCTCGTGCCGGTCCTGAAAGCACGGTGACCAATCCCTGAAGTGGCGCCGCGATCGTGCGGACGACCTGAGCAAGGAGGGCTTCCCTTGAGGGGAGGTCTGCCAGTGCAAAAACCTGCTCCTTGCTTAGGACCTGACCTTCAAAAATCGCTCCCTTTACTATCAGAGCTTCGTTGCCCTTCTCTTTCGAGAAGTCGCGGATAGACTTGGCTACCGCAACGACATCTCCGTAGGACAGGACATAGGCGTTAGGGCCGGAATCAAATTCTGAAGCCTGGACTATTCCGCATTCGGAGAGAGCTATGCGCATGAGTGTGTTTTTGCATATCTTCATCTCGCCGCCGGCATTGAGGATCCGTTTGCGGCAGTCTCCGATTTTAGCGACTGTAAGCCCGCGGTACTCCGTGAGGAACACGGCATTGCTTTTTTTCAGCAGTTTGACAAGAGAATCGACCATTTCACGTTTTGCTTGTGTAGGCATCTTTAAAATTCACCTCCCGATGATGTTTTTTTCCGGAAGACATTAAAAATGGCTTCCGTCACCCAAGGGAGTCCGGAAGCCATAATACGTGCCATAAAATCATACACGGTTATCCTTCGCAGACCTCGGCAGGAAATTAAGCGCAAGCGCACCTGCTGTCTCGAGTCTTAGCGTAAGGATTATACAACGGAGAATTATTTTTGTACAGCCTTTGGCCACGGTGTATTTTTCAATTGACAATTGCAAAAGTAACTGCGACCTGCGTAAATAAATCTATTTTACCTTCTTAGCGGTTTCTTCCGCCTGATATTCTGCTGCCAGCGGCGCCCAGCCGCCGCCGAGGGCCTTGAAAAGCCTGACAGCATCTGAGGTCACCTGTCCTTCGCTTATGGCATAAGCTTCAGATAGCGAGAGGAGTGCCCGCTGTGCACTGATAACGTTGTTGAAATCAGTGAGTCCGTTTTTATATTTGTCATTTGCAACATCAAGCGCGATTTGTGCTGCCTTAACGCCGCGGCTGAGCGCTTCGTTGCGCTGGCGTTCCTGAATGCCGGAGGTTAAAGCATTCCGTACTTCAGCGACTGCATTGAGAACTGCCTGTTCATAAGCGGCAAGATACTGTTCCTGCCGTGCGGTCTGTACGCGGATGTTGTTTCTTATCGCCCCCCCGTGGAATATCGGCCAGGTGATCTTTGGCCCGAAACTGTAGGCTTTGTTCGGCCCTTCGAAGAGGCTGCCCGAATCAAGGGCTTCTGTGCCTATGGAGCCGATGAGGTAGAACTTAGGCCACAGGTCTGCCTTTGCAGATTCCTTGCGTGCGATCTGTGCCACGAGCTGGCGTTCGGCGGCGCGTATATCGGGCCTCTGCCGCAGCGCATTAGCGGGGATGCCGACCAGCATGCCCGCATCAAGTTTGGGCAGGGGCTTCTTTTCGCCCAGCAGTTCCTCCAGACTGCCGGGCACACGGCCGACGAGTATGGCCAGGCTGTTTTTGACTTCTTCTATACTTGTTTCCAGCGGAGGGATAGTTGCCTTCGTCTGTTCAAGCGTGTACTTTGCCTGATTTAGTGCGAGCTGGTCGCTCAATCCCGAGTCCACTTGCGACTGGAGCATGTCGAGGGTGTCCTGCTGCAGCACAAGGTTGTTTTTGGCTATCACGAGCCGTTCCTGGAGTGTGCGGAGCGTCAGGTAGTCGAGCGCGACCTCCGAGGAGAGCGAAACCCAGGTCGCATGGAGCGCGGAGTACTGTGCCTCAAGTGTGGCGACTCCGGCCTTTACCGTCTGCCTGCGTCCGCCGAAAATATCTATCTCCCATGACGCATCTATGCCGAGGCGGTAGATGTCAGAGTCCTTGCCGCTTGTATCGAGAGGAGATTTTTTGTTGTACCAGTAATTTGTCGTGTCGAGCCACGGGAGCATCTCCGCTTTGCTTATACCCAGAGATGCACGTGCCTCCGTGACTTTTGCGCGTGCAGAGGCAAGGTCTCTGTTGCTCTGCAGAGACCATGTTATGAGCTGAGTCAGCGTTTTGTCGCCCAGTGTGTCCCACCAGCTCGCCAGCACTTCTGGCTTCGGCGCGTCGGCGATGTCCCCGGAGACGGCAGGGATGGGATATCTCTTTGCCATGTCAGTCCA
The sequence above is drawn from the Synergistaceae bacterium genome and encodes:
- a CDS encoding amidohydrolase, with protein sequence MKIIDGHAHIYPPEFERDRDKIAEHEPWFDILTRSKVNKWGTAEEFVLTLDANGIESGFVTSFAFHDQGLCRVANDYVLDAARRYPGRIRPLAVVSPSRPGADEEIARCAEAGAAGVGELFPDGQNLDISDMSQTWRLVSACHEHGLFILFHIAEQAGHQYPGKGCYGADKAAKFCMNHPEAKVVFAHFGGGLWAFEAMP
- a CDS encoding TolC family protein translates to MKKIAITITSILILILSSFVAFAESVPASQDTELKEGRWTDMAKRYPIPAVSGDIADAPKPEVLASWWDTLGDKTLTQLITWSLQSNRDLASARAKVTEARASLGISKAEMLPWLDTTNYWYNKKSPLDTSGKDSDIYRLGIDASWEIDIFGGRRQTVKAGVATLEAQYSALHATWVSLSSEVALDYLTLRTLQERLVIAKNNLVLQQDTLDMLQSQVDSGLSDQLALNQAKYTLEQTKATIPPLETSIEEVKNSLAILVGRVPGSLEELLGEKKPLPKLDAGMLVGIPANALRQRPDIRAAERQLVAQIARKESAKADLWPKFYLIGSIGTEALDSGSLFEGPNKAYSFGPKITWPIFHGGAIRNNIRVQTARQEQYLAAYEQAVLNAVAEVRNALTSGIQERQRNEALSRGVKAAQIALDVANDKYKNGLTDFNNVISAQRALLSLSEAYAISEGQVTSDAVRLFKALGGGWAPLAAEYQAEETAKKVK
- the rplL gene encoding 50S ribosomal protein L7/L12, whose translation is MTREDLIKAIEEMSVLELSELVKELEEKFGVSASAPAMMMPMAGAAAPAAAAEEEKTEFDVILEEYGANKINVIKVVREVTGLGLKEAKELVDSAPKPVKEGATKDESEEIKKKLEEAGAKVVLK
- the rplJ gene encoding 50S ribosomal protein L10, translating into MPTQAKREMVDSLVKLLKKSNAVFLTEYRGLTVAKIGDCRKRILNAGGEMKICKNTLMRIALSECGIVQASEFDSGPNAYVLSYGDVVAVAKSIRDFSKEKGNEALIVKGAIFEGQVLSKEQVFALADLPSREALLAQVVRTIAAPLQGLVTVLSGPARGLVTCLSQIRDKKEAA